Proteins encoded within one genomic window of Streptomyces sp. NBC_01314:
- the ltrA gene encoding group II intron reverse transcriptase/maturase, whose protein sequence is MGKLDTAPAGVVNGPEGVPGLDWHGIDWASEEANVRRLRQRIFKASQEGDLAKVRNLQKLMLRSRSNTLVSVRRVTQQSSGRKTAGIDGEVVLDPKGRAKLATEIQEAPFRRSDAVKRVYIPKSNGKQRPLGIPVIRDRVSQARVKNALEPEWEARFEPRSYGFRPGRSCHDAIESIFSMTCRKSQVREWVLDADLSAAFDRIHHNHLMQSIGSFPGRDAIHGWLKAGVMENGRWAPTEEGTPQGGVISPLLLNIALHGMEEAVGVGFRLRKGMEPGAKPGTPVLVRYADDFVVLTHSKEEAERAKRKLALWLEPRGLRFNEEKTQITRLGKGFDFLGFNIRRSSEHKVVIRPSKDAVQRIRERLRTEVKALNGANAAAVLRTLTPIVRGWATYYRGVMSSKIFGSLDTYVWKLTFKWSRRSHPNKSKDWVRARYFGTFNKSRADKWVFGDRVSGAYLYKFTWTPIVRHVRVKGTASIDDPSLRDYWANRRRKKASPVMDKTSLNLAFRQQGLCPLCNGALITGAEYEPDNPREWIEWFAAVAKKLHKHHFVYRREGGGNDWKNLRLVHADCHRQHHEADDMKTGRKSRHPVGSA, encoded by the coding sequence ATGGGCAAGTTGGACACCGCGCCAGCTGGTGTGGTGAACGGACCTGAGGGCGTTCCTGGACTCGACTGGCACGGCATCGACTGGGCCAGCGAGGAAGCGAACGTACGGCGACTTCGCCAACGGATCTTCAAGGCGTCACAGGAAGGGGACCTGGCAAAGGTCCGTAACCTGCAAAAGCTCATGCTGCGGTCGAGGAGTAACACGCTGGTCAGCGTGCGCCGAGTCACTCAGCAGAGTTCCGGCCGCAAGACCGCCGGGATCGACGGAGAAGTGGTTCTGGATCCAAAGGGGCGAGCGAAGCTCGCCACGGAGATCCAGGAGGCACCTTTCCGACGGTCCGATGCGGTGAAGCGGGTGTACATCCCGAAGAGCAATGGGAAGCAGCGTCCACTCGGTATCCCGGTAATCAGAGACCGTGTCTCGCAGGCACGGGTGAAGAATGCCTTGGAGCCCGAATGGGAGGCTCGGTTCGAGCCCAGGTCGTACGGCTTCCGGCCAGGGAGGAGCTGTCACGATGCGATCGAGAGTATTTTCTCGATGACGTGCCGCAAATCCCAGGTACGGGAGTGGGTCCTGGACGCGGACCTGTCGGCGGCATTCGACCGCATCCATCACAACCATCTGATGCAGTCCATCGGATCGTTCCCCGGAAGGGACGCAATCCATGGGTGGCTCAAGGCGGGAGTTATGGAGAACGGCCGATGGGCCCCGACAGAGGAAGGAACGCCTCAAGGGGGAGTGATCAGCCCACTGCTGCTGAACATCGCTCTGCACGGAATGGAGGAAGCCGTAGGGGTCGGATTCCGGCTTCGCAAGGGCATGGAGCCCGGTGCGAAGCCCGGGACCCCGGTCCTTGTTCGGTACGCCGATGACTTCGTGGTGCTCACGCACTCGAAGGAGGAGGCCGAGCGGGCCAAGCGGAAACTGGCGTTGTGGCTGGAGCCCAGAGGGCTCCGTTTCAACGAGGAGAAGACCCAAATCACCCGCCTGGGAAAGGGCTTCGACTTCCTCGGATTCAATATCCGAAGATCCAGCGAACACAAGGTCGTCATTCGGCCGAGCAAGGATGCGGTACAGAGAATCCGGGAACGGCTGCGAACAGAGGTGAAGGCGCTGAACGGCGCCAACGCCGCAGCGGTACTGAGAACACTCACGCCAATCGTGCGTGGGTGGGCGACGTACTACCGGGGGGTGATGTCCTCGAAGATCTTCGGATCGCTGGACACCTACGTCTGGAAGCTCACCTTCAAGTGGTCCAGACGCAGTCATCCCAATAAGTCGAAGGACTGGGTACGCGCCCGGTACTTCGGCACCTTCAACAAGTCCCGGGCGGACAAGTGGGTGTTCGGTGACCGAGTCTCCGGCGCCTACCTCTACAAGTTCACCTGGACCCCGATCGTCCGTCACGTCCGGGTAAAGGGAACGGCGTCGATAGACGATCCGTCCCTCCGGGACTACTGGGCGAACCGGCGCAGAAAGAAGGCGTCCCCCGTGATGGATAAGACCAGCCTGAACCTGGCTTTCCGCCAGCAAGGGCTGTGTCCGCTCTGTAACGGGGCCCTGATCACCGGGGCCGAATACGAACCGGACAATCCACGAGAGTGGATTGAATGGTTCGCGGCCGTGGCGAAGAAGCTGCATAAGCACCACTTCGTCTACCGGCGAGAAGGGGGCGGGAACGACTGGAAGAACCTCCGCCTCGTACACGCGGACTGTCATCGGCAGCACCATGAGGCCGACGACATGAAGACCGGACGGAAGAGCAGGCACCCAGTGGGTTCTGCTTGA
- a CDS encoding putative quinol monooxygenase, whose translation MNKSLLAEFTAREGAEDEVTRLILEYAERVREEDGNLAFDVYTKESHPRAFWIFEVYRDEDAFQAHLKAPYGGPFNTLLTPLIEEDASVLTFLDPVT comes from the coding sequence ATGAACAAGTCCCTGCTCGCCGAGTTCACCGCCCGCGAGGGAGCGGAGGACGAGGTCACCCGCCTGATCCTGGAGTACGCCGAGAGGGTGCGGGAGGAGGACGGCAATCTCGCCTTCGACGTCTACACCAAGGAGTCCCACCCCCGCGCCTTCTGGATCTTCGAGGTGTACCGGGACGAGGACGCCTTTCAGGCCCACCTGAAAGCACCGTACGGCGGCCCGTTCAACACCCTCCTCACCCCGCTGATCGAGGAGGACGCCTCGGTGCTGACCTTCCTCGATCCGGTGACCTGA
- a CDS encoding carbohydrate ABC transporter permease has translation MSTAKVSAPARQQGGPPFLMALPALLLFAVFALIPMGIVVYLSFTRWDGLGAPAWAGTDNWHTALTSDVTRHALWLTLKFMLVSWLVQTPISLLLGVFVAGKQRYRALLAVFYFVPLLISTAAIAIIFKNLLDPNFGLGASLDLPLLDQNWLGDPELAFYAVVFVIAWQFVPFHTLLYQAGTRQIPTSLYEAAAIDGAGRLAQFWHITLPQLRYTVVTSSTLMLVGSLTYFDLVFVLTGGGPGYATRLLPLDMYITGFQSNEMGLASAISVILVAAGLLLSLIVVRFSGFSQMRSQQAGV, from the coding sequence GTGAGCACCGCCAAGGTCTCCGCGCCGGCCCGGCAGCAGGGCGGCCCGCCCTTCCTCATGGCACTGCCCGCCCTGCTGCTCTTCGCCGTCTTCGCACTCATACCGATGGGGATCGTCGTCTACCTCAGCTTCACCCGCTGGGACGGCCTCGGCGCGCCGGCCTGGGCCGGCACGGACAACTGGCACACGGCCCTCACCAGCGACGTCACCCGGCACGCCCTCTGGCTCACGCTCAAGTTCATGCTGGTCTCCTGGCTCGTACAGACCCCGATCAGCCTGCTCCTCGGTGTCTTCGTCGCCGGGAAACAGCGCTACCGCGCCCTCCTCGCGGTGTTCTACTTCGTCCCGCTGCTGATCTCCACGGCGGCCATCGCCATCATCTTCAAGAACCTGCTCGACCCCAACTTCGGCCTGGGCGCGAGCCTCGACCTGCCCCTGCTGGACCAGAACTGGCTGGGCGATCCCGAACTCGCCTTCTACGCGGTCGTGTTCGTCATCGCCTGGCAGTTCGTACCGTTCCACACCCTGCTCTACCAGGCAGGCACCCGGCAGATCCCGACTTCCCTGTACGAGGCCGCCGCGATCGACGGGGCGGGCCGGCTCGCCCAGTTCTGGCACATCACCCTGCCCCAGCTCCGCTACACCGTCGTCACCTCCTCGACGCTGATGCTGGTCGGTTCGCTCACCTACTTCGACCTCGTCTTCGTCCTCACCGGCGGCGGCCCCGGCTACGCCACCCGCCTGCTCCCGCTCGACATGTACATCACCGGCTTCCAGAGCAACGAGATGGGCCTCGCCAGCGCTATCTCCGTCATCCTGGTCGCCGCCGGGCTCCTCCTCTCCCTGATCGTCGTCCGCTTCTCCGGCTTCTCCCAGATGCGAAGCCAGCAGGCAGGTGTGTGA
- a CDS encoding extracellular solute-binding protein yields MASRTPFRFMSTASAAALALTLSACGSGGRTTGADSGDGALFWALTQGSEATFRASATQWNKDHPDSEITYQYFQNDPYKQKLRTAVGAGNGPVLFENWGGGGLKSYVDAGKVADLTSELDASPEWKNRIFPSVLKSATFDGKTYGVPVNGVQPVVLYFNQDLFKKAGAEPPKTWDDLLALVKKFKAEGIAPISMGGASKWPDLMWLEYLVDRVGGPETFANIAAGKKDAWSDPAVLKSAQMIKQLVDAGGFAKGFTSVSADTGQAEAQLYTGKAAMILQGSWGYGSINAGSPEFVSGDHLGWTGFPAVTGGKGDASNIVGNPANFFSLSAQASAKEKKTAVSYLKDGVYNDAYIDNLLKGGDVPPVKDLDAKIKASANADWSSYVYNLTRDAKNFQLSWDQALSPELGNDLLTHLDQLFLGQISPEEFCAQMDEAAAK; encoded by the coding sequence ATGGCCTCGAGAACCCCGTTCCGTTTCATGAGCACCGCCTCGGCGGCGGCACTGGCCCTCACCCTCTCCGCCTGCGGCAGCGGCGGACGCACCACCGGTGCCGACTCCGGCGACGGCGCGCTGTTCTGGGCGCTGACCCAGGGATCCGAAGCGACCTTCCGGGCCTCGGCCACCCAGTGGAACAAGGACCACCCGGACAGCGAGATCACCTACCAGTACTTCCAGAACGACCCGTACAAGCAGAAGCTGCGCACCGCTGTCGGCGCCGGCAACGGGCCGGTCCTCTTCGAGAACTGGGGCGGCGGCGGGCTGAAGAGCTACGTGGACGCGGGCAAGGTCGCCGACCTCACCTCCGAACTCGACGCCAGCCCGGAGTGGAAGAACCGCATCTTCCCCTCGGTCCTGAAGTCCGCCACCTTCGACGGCAAGACCTACGGCGTCCCCGTCAACGGCGTCCAGCCCGTGGTCCTGTACTTCAACCAGGACCTGTTCAAGAAGGCCGGCGCGGAGCCGCCGAAGACCTGGGACGACCTGCTCGCCCTGGTGAAGAAGTTCAAGGCCGAGGGCATCGCCCCGATCTCCATGGGCGGCGCCTCCAAGTGGCCCGACCTGATGTGGCTGGAGTACCTCGTCGACCGCGTCGGCGGACCCGAGACCTTCGCGAACATCGCCGCGGGCAAGAAGGACGCCTGGTCCGACCCGGCCGTCCTCAAGTCCGCCCAGATGATCAAGCAACTGGTGGACGCGGGAGGCTTCGCCAAGGGCTTCACCTCCGTCTCCGCCGACACCGGCCAGGCCGAGGCCCAGCTGTACACCGGCAAGGCCGCGATGATCCTCCAGGGCAGCTGGGGCTACGGCTCCATCAACGCCGGCTCGCCCGAGTTCGTCTCCGGGGACCACCTCGGCTGGACCGGCTTCCCGGCCGTCACCGGCGGCAAGGGCGACGCGAGCAACATCGTCGGCAACCCGGCCAACTTCTTCTCCCTGTCCGCGCAGGCGAGCGCCAAGGAGAAGAAGACAGCCGTGTCGTACCTCAAGGACGGCGTCTACAACGACGCCTACATCGACAACCTGCTCAAGGGCGGCGACGTCCCGCCGGTGAAGGACCTGGACGCCAAGATCAAGGCCTCGGCCAACGCGGACTGGTCGTCGTACGTCTACAACCTCACCCGCGACGCCAAGAACTTCCAGCTCTCCTGGGACCAGGCCCTCAGCCCCGAACTCGGCAACGACCTGCTCACCCACCTCGACCAGCTCTTCCTCGGCCAGATCAGCCCGGAGGAGTTCTGCGCGCAGATGGACGAGGCGGCGGCGAAGTGA
- a CDS encoding carbohydrate ABC transporter permease — protein MSALSHAPQTDSEARVPQSSAAPSTPPGRLARLRRTNSPGTLGGLLWLLIVLIPVYWVVVTSLRSREGFFDANPLALPTDPTLENYRLVLDSGYTHFLWNSVVVTAGATLLTLAVSFLAAYAIVRGTSRALRWTFSVFLLGLAIPLQATIIPVYYLIAKAQMYDTLGAIVLPSAAFAIPLTVIILVNFLRDIPDELYESMRADGAGHWRMLWSLALPLSRPALITVTIYDALNVWNGFLFPLILTQSPDKRVLPLFVWSFQGEFTINIPAILAAVVLSTLPILALYVVGRRQLIGGLTAGFGK, from the coding sequence ATGTCCGCGCTCTCCCACGCCCCGCAGACCGACTCCGAGGCCCGTGTGCCCCAGTCCTCCGCAGCACCGTCCACTCCGCCAGGCCGCCTCGCCCGCCTGCGCCGCACCAACTCGCCGGGTACTCTGGGCGGCTTGCTCTGGCTGCTCATCGTTCTCATACCGGTGTACTGGGTCGTCGTCACCAGCCTCCGCTCCCGCGAGGGCTTCTTCGACGCCAACCCCCTGGCGCTCCCCACCGACCCGACCCTGGAGAACTACCGCCTGGTCCTGGACAGCGGCTACACCCACTTCCTGTGGAACAGCGTCGTGGTGACGGCCGGCGCGACCCTGCTGACCCTCGCGGTGTCGTTCCTGGCGGCCTACGCCATCGTGCGCGGCACCAGCCGGGCCCTGCGCTGGACGTTCAGCGTCTTCCTGCTGGGACTCGCCATCCCGCTGCAGGCCACGATCATCCCGGTGTACTACCTGATCGCCAAGGCGCAGATGTACGACACCCTGGGCGCGATCGTCCTCCCCTCGGCGGCGTTCGCCATCCCCCTCACGGTCATCATTCTCGTCAACTTCCTACGGGACATCCCCGACGAGCTGTACGAGTCCATGCGCGCGGACGGCGCCGGCCACTGGCGCATGCTGTGGAGTCTGGCGCTGCCGCTCTCCCGCCCCGCGCTGATCACGGTGACGATCTACGACGCGCTCAACGTGTGGAACGGCTTCCTCTTCCCGCTGATTCTCACCCAGAGCCCCGACAAGCGGGTCCTGCCCCTGTTCGTGTGGAGCTTCCAGGGAGAGTTCACCATCAACATCCCCGCGATCCTCGCCGCGGTCGTCCTGTCCACCCTCCCCATCCTCGCCCTCTACGTCGTCGGCCGCCGCCAGCTGATCGGCGGACTCACCGCCGGCTTCGGCAAGTAG
- a CDS encoding glycoside hydrolase family 3 N-terminal domain-containing protein — translation MTTPWADPACPRDDRVEALLAQMTLEEKLAQLGSAWPGVEHVSGNVAPMQDVFARHTEFDQASKDGLGHLTRPFGTKPVDPAIGARQLASLQRGLMDGTRLGIPAIAHEECLTGFTTYRATVFPAPLAWAAAFDPELVERMAHAIGTSMRRVGVHQGLSPVLDVVRDYRWGRVEETLGEDPYLVATTGTAYVRGLESAGIIATLKHFAGYSASKAARNHAPVSMGPRELADVILPPFETAIREGGARSVMNSYADVDGVPAGADAGLLTRILRDAWGFEGTVVSDYWSIAFLRTMHRIGETYGEAGARALEAGLDVELPDTLCYGEPLAELVREGTVSEDLVDRAVRRVLRQKTELGLLDADFDPDITTEGPIDLDPPAHRALARDLAEQSVVLLDNRAGLLPLPADTAAIALVGPCADDANAFFGCYSFPNHVLPHHPGHDNGIQAHSLLESLAAELPEARITYEQGCPVKDTDRGGIDAAVAAARRADICVAVVGDRAGLFGLGTSGEGCDAEDLLLPGVQHDLVEALLATGTPVVLLVVSGRPYALGAYTGRAAAVVQAFFPGEEGGPALAGVLSGRINPSGKLPVQIPRTPGGQPGTYLHAPLGGNTEGVSNLDPTPAYAFGHGMSYTTFEYDGLELGADDIPTDGEVEISCLVRNTGDRPGTEVVQLYTADPIARLPRPVTQLTGFTRVRLSPGEQRRVTFRLHTDRLAYTGPDLHRIVEPGDITVMLGASSTDIRLTGTLRLTGPVRRAGHDRVLLTPAHAE, via the coding sequence ATGACCACGCCTTGGGCCGATCCGGCCTGCCCCCGTGACGACAGGGTCGAGGCCCTGCTCGCCCAGATGACCCTGGAAGAGAAACTCGCCCAGCTGGGCAGCGCCTGGCCCGGTGTGGAACACGTCAGCGGCAACGTGGCCCCCATGCAGGACGTCTTCGCCCGCCACACCGAGTTCGACCAGGCCAGCAAGGACGGACTGGGCCATCTCACCCGCCCGTTCGGCACCAAGCCGGTCGACCCTGCGATAGGCGCACGCCAACTGGCTTCTCTGCAGCGCGGGTTGATGGACGGCACCCGGCTCGGCATCCCCGCCATCGCCCACGAGGAATGCCTGACCGGATTCACGACGTACCGCGCGACGGTCTTTCCCGCTCCCCTGGCCTGGGCCGCCGCCTTCGACCCCGAACTCGTCGAACGCATGGCCCACGCCATCGGCACGAGCATGCGCCGGGTCGGCGTCCACCAAGGGCTCTCCCCCGTCCTGGACGTCGTACGCGACTACCGCTGGGGCCGCGTCGAGGAGACCCTCGGCGAGGACCCGTATCTCGTCGCCACCACCGGCACCGCCTACGTCCGCGGCCTGGAGAGCGCCGGGATCATCGCCACCCTCAAGCACTTCGCCGGGTACTCGGCCTCCAAGGCCGCCCGCAACCACGCCCCCGTCTCCATGGGACCGCGTGAGCTCGCCGACGTGATCCTGCCCCCCTTCGAGACGGCGATACGCGAGGGCGGCGCCCGCTCGGTCATGAACTCCTACGCCGACGTGGACGGAGTGCCGGCCGGCGCCGACGCCGGGCTGCTCACCCGAATCCTGCGCGACGCATGGGGCTTCGAGGGCACGGTCGTCTCCGACTACTGGTCGATCGCCTTCCTGCGGACGATGCACCGCATCGGCGAGACATACGGCGAGGCCGGCGCCCGCGCCCTCGAAGCCGGCCTCGACGTCGAACTCCCCGACACCCTCTGTTACGGCGAACCCCTCGCCGAACTCGTCCGCGAAGGCACCGTCTCCGAGGACCTGGTCGACCGGGCCGTACGCCGCGTGCTGCGCCAGAAGACCGAACTCGGGCTCCTCGACGCCGACTTCGACCCGGACATCACCACCGAGGGCCCCATCGACCTCGACCCGCCCGCACACCGCGCCCTGGCCCGCGACCTCGCCGAGCAGAGCGTCGTCCTGCTCGACAACCGCGCCGGTCTCCTCCCTCTGCCCGCCGACACCGCGGCCATCGCCCTGGTCGGCCCGTGCGCGGACGACGCCAACGCCTTCTTCGGCTGCTACTCCTTCCCCAACCACGTCCTCCCCCACCACCCCGGCCACGACAACGGCATCCAGGCCCACTCCCTCCTGGAGTCCCTGGCCGCGGAGCTTCCCGAGGCCCGGATCACGTACGAGCAGGGCTGCCCCGTCAAGGACACCGACCGCGGCGGCATCGACGCGGCGGTGGCGGCGGCCCGGCGCGCGGACATCTGCGTCGCCGTCGTCGGCGACCGCGCGGGACTGTTCGGTCTCGGCACCTCCGGAGAAGGCTGCGACGCCGAGGACCTCTTGCTGCCCGGAGTCCAACACGACCTGGTCGAGGCGCTTCTCGCCACCGGCACCCCGGTCGTACTGCTCGTCGTCTCCGGACGCCCGTACGCCCTCGGCGCGTACACCGGCCGGGCGGCGGCGGTCGTCCAGGCCTTCTTCCCGGGCGAGGAGGGCGGCCCCGCTCTCGCCGGAGTGCTGTCCGGGCGGATCAACCCGTCGGGCAAACTGCCGGTTCAGATCCCAAGGACGCCGGGCGGTCAGCCCGGCACGTACTTGCACGCGCCTCTGGGTGGCAACACCGAGGGCGTCAGCAACCTCGACCCCACGCCCGCCTACGCCTTCGGCCACGGGATGTCGTACACGACGTTCGAGTACGACGGTCTCGAACTTGGCGCCGACGACATCCCCACCGACGGCGAGGTCGAGATCAGCTGCCTGGTCCGCAACACCGGCGACCGCCCCGGCACGGAAGTGGTCCAGCTCTACACCGCCGACCCGATCGCCCGACTCCCACGCCCTGTCACCCAGTTGACCGGCTTCACCCGAGTACGGCTCAGCCCCGGCGAGCAGCGCAGGGTCACCTTCCGTCTGCACACCGACCGCCTCGCCTACACCGGGCCCGACCTGCACCGCATCGTCGAACCCGGCGACATCACCGTCATGCTGGGCGCCTCCAGCACCGACATCCGCCTCACCGGCACCCTCCGTCTCACCGGCCCGGTCCGCAGGGCCGGCCACGACCGGGTCCTGCTCACCCCGGCACACGCCGAATGA
- a CDS encoding carbohydrate kinase, whose protein sequence is MSPRQITVLGECVADAFAEPASTSNELALRVLPGGGPANTAVALARLGTPARFLARLSGDVFGRLFRAHLEASGVDLSSAVQAAEPSTLAVAELDSQGQAAFSFHAQNTADWQWTAGELARVDLSGTDCVHTGSLALVREPGAAVVEDFLAAAAPGATISIDPNVRPLLVHPDVYRARLAHWCALADVLRLSEDDLELLLPGTPPEEACDLWHAAGARLVVITRGADGVLASLDGERIRVPAVPTTVADTVGAGDSFTAGLLHHLGAHGLLGGRLTELSLDDVAQACRFAVQVAALTCAVAGPNPPWQSQLTQLATADRA, encoded by the coding sequence ATGAGCCCGCGTCAGATCACCGTCCTGGGAGAGTGCGTCGCGGACGCCTTCGCCGAACCCGCGAGCACCTCGAACGAACTCGCCCTGCGTGTACTGCCGGGCGGCGGACCCGCGAACACGGCAGTGGCCCTGGCCCGGCTCGGCACCCCGGCCCGCTTCCTCGCGCGCTTGTCCGGTGACGTGTTCGGCCGCCTCTTCCGCGCCCACCTGGAGGCGTCCGGGGTGGACCTGTCGAGCGCCGTCCAGGCCGCCGAGCCCAGCACCCTGGCCGTGGCGGAACTGGATTCCCAGGGGCAGGCGGCGTTCTCCTTCCACGCGCAGAACACGGCCGACTGGCAGTGGACGGCCGGGGAACTGGCGCGGGTGGACCTGTCCGGCACCGACTGCGTGCACACCGGATCGCTGGCCCTGGTCCGGGAACCCGGGGCGGCGGTGGTGGAGGACTTCCTGGCGGCGGCCGCCCCTGGCGCGACCATCAGCATCGACCCCAACGTCCGGCCGCTGCTGGTGCACCCCGACGTCTACCGCGCCCGGCTGGCGCACTGGTGCGCCCTCGCCGATGTACTCCGACTGAGCGAGGACGACCTGGAACTCCTGCTGCCGGGCACCCCACCCGAGGAGGCGTGCGACCTCTGGCACGCGGCCGGGGCACGGCTGGTCGTGATCACGCGCGGTGCCGACGGTGTGCTGGCCTCGCTCGACGGCGAACGGATCCGGGTCCCCGCCGTGCCGACGACCGTCGCCGACACGGTCGGGGCCGGGGACTCCTTCACCGCCGGGCTGCTGCACCACCTCGGCGCCCACGGCCTCCTCGGCGGCCGACTGACGGAACTCAGCCTCGACGACGTCGCGCAGGCGTGCCGGTTCGCCGTCCAGGTAGCCGCCCTGACCTGCGCGGTCGCCGGTCCCAATCCCCCGTGGCAGAGCCAGCTGACGCAGCTCGCCACAGCCGACCGCGCGTGA
- a CDS encoding sugar ABC transporter substrate-binding protein, which produces MSRTTRLSSSLLRTAAVTGVAALALTACGSGSGSTSTGSGSDSGEVKVGLITKTDTNPFFVKMKEGAEKAAEAEGVKLMTAAGKFDGDNAGQVTAIENMVAAGVKGILITPSDSKAIVPAIEKAKAKGVLVIALDTPTEPESAVDALFATDNLKAGELIGEYAKAAMKGKTAKIAALDLAPGVSVGVQRHNGFLKGFGATEKDVACAQDTGGDQAKGQTAMENCLQKEPDINVVYTINEPAALGAYTALKAKGREKDVLIVSVDGGCTGTQAVKDGKIAATSQQYPLKMASEGVKAVVTYAKDGKKASGYTDTGVTLITDKAQDGITSKDTGYGLENCWG; this is translated from the coding sequence ATGTCTCGCACCACTCGCCTGTCCTCCTCCCTCCTCAGAACCGCCGCTGTCACGGGCGTCGCGGCCCTCGCCCTGACGGCCTGCGGGTCCGGCTCCGGATCGACGTCCACCGGCTCCGGCTCTGATTCGGGCGAGGTCAAGGTCGGTCTGATCACCAAGACCGACACCAACCCGTTCTTCGTGAAGATGAAGGAGGGCGCCGAGAAGGCCGCGGAGGCCGAGGGCGTCAAGCTGATGACGGCGGCCGGCAAGTTCGACGGCGACAACGCCGGTCAGGTCACGGCCATCGAGAACATGGTGGCCGCCGGCGTGAAGGGCATCCTGATCACCCCGAGCGACTCCAAGGCCATCGTGCCCGCGATCGAGAAGGCCAAGGCCAAGGGCGTCCTGGTCATCGCCCTGGACACCCCGACCGAACCGGAGAGCGCGGTCGACGCCCTCTTCGCCACCGACAACCTCAAGGCCGGCGAGCTGATCGGCGAGTACGCCAAGGCCGCCATGAAGGGCAAGACCGCGAAGATAGCCGCCCTTGACCTCGCACCGGGTGTCTCCGTCGGCGTCCAGCGGCACAACGGCTTCCTCAAGGGCTTCGGCGCCACCGAGAAGGACGTCGCCTGCGCCCAGGACACCGGCGGCGACCAGGCCAAGGGGCAGACGGCGATGGAGAACTGTCTCCAGAAGGAGCCGGACATCAACGTCGTCTACACGATCAACGAGCCGGCCGCGCTGGGCGCGTACACCGCGCTCAAGGCCAAGGGCCGGGAGAAGGACGTCCTGATCGTCTCCGTCGACGGCGGCTGCACCGGGACCCAGGCGGTCAAGGACGGCAAGATCGCCGCCACCTCGCAGCAGTACCCGCTGAAGATGGCCTCCGAGGGCGTCAAGGCCGTGGTGACGTACGCCAAGGACGGCAAGAAGGCGTCCGGTTACACCGACACGGGCGTCACCCTGATCACCGACAAGGCCCAGGACGGGATCACGTCCAAGGACACCGGCTACGGCCTGGAGAACTGCTGGGGCTGA
- a CDS encoding LacI family DNA-binding transcriptional regulator codes for MAKRAVTRSRTTLTGIAEAAGVSVATVSKVVNGRSDVSPETRSRIERLLVEHDYVARGPGGAQSPVRTIDLTFDELINPNNLVITQGVTQAAAKAGVDVVIGTAPDDPLGATWARKITNAGREGVILVTSELTARQRAQFAQAGIPVVLIDPTNVPDESVPSIGATNFSGGMAATEHLLKLGHRRIAMIEGRHDAVCNTARLHGYQAALTGAGITPDPRLIKQGDFRFEPAHRAALELFALDDPPTAVFAGNDQSAFGVIEAARRHGLRVPEDLSVVGFDDTAAAGTSAPPLTTVRQPFAEIGRAALRTLLRLTAGDPLDSHRVELATQLVVRSSTAPPPVRS; via the coding sequence ATGGCGAAGAGAGCCGTCACGCGGAGCCGGACCACCCTGACCGGTATCGCCGAAGCGGCCGGGGTCTCCGTGGCCACCGTGTCGAAGGTGGTGAACGGTCGCAGCGACGTCTCGCCCGAGACCCGGTCACGGATCGAGCGACTGCTGGTCGAGCACGACTACGTGGCTCGCGGGCCGGGCGGCGCGCAGTCGCCGGTGCGCACCATCGACCTGACCTTCGACGAGCTGATCAACCCCAACAACCTGGTCATCACCCAGGGCGTGACTCAGGCCGCGGCCAAGGCGGGCGTCGACGTCGTCATCGGCACGGCACCCGACGACCCGCTCGGTGCCACATGGGCCCGGAAGATCACCAACGCCGGGCGGGAGGGCGTCATCCTGGTGACGTCCGAGCTGACCGCCCGGCAGCGCGCCCAGTTCGCGCAAGCGGGCATCCCGGTGGTGCTGATCGACCCGACGAACGTGCCGGACGAGAGTGTGCCGAGTATCGGCGCGACGAACTTCAGCGGCGGCATGGCCGCGACCGAGCACCTGCTGAAGCTCGGCCACCGCCGGATCGCCATGATCGAGGGCCGGCACGACGCCGTCTGCAACACGGCCCGTCTGCACGGCTACCAGGCCGCGCTCACCGGCGCCGGCATCACCCCCGACCCCCGGCTCATCAAGCAGGGCGACTTCCGCTTCGAACCCGCCCATCGGGCCGCCCTGGAACTCTTCGCCCTCGACGACCCGCCGACCGCGGTCTTCGCCGGCAACGACCAGTCGGCGTTCGGCGTCATCGAAGCCGCCCGCCGGCACGGCCTGCGGGTGCCGGAGGACCTGAGCGTCGTCGGCTTCGACGACACCGCCGCGGCCGGCACCTCCGCCCCGCCCCTGACCACCGTCCGCCAGCCCTTCGCCGAGATCGGCCGCGCCGCGCTGCGCACCCTGCTCCGGCTCACGGCGGGAGACCCGCTGGACAGCCACCGGGTGGAGCTGGCCACCCAGCTCGTCGTCCGCTCCTCCACCGCCCCGCCGCCCGTCCGCTCCTGA